In Sphingopyxis sp. FD7, a single window of DNA contains:
- the ssb gene encoding single-stranded DNA-binding protein, with product MAGSVNKVILIGNLGADPEIKSFQNGGKIANIRIATSETWKDRMTGERKERTEWHNVVINGEGLVGVVERYLKKGSKVYVEGSLRTRKWQDRDGNDRYTTEVVIAGMGGNLTMLDGAPGGGSRGGGDSWNQGGGSSGGWDQGGGAGGGSGGGWNQGGGGSSGGGRAPFDDDLDDDVPF from the coding sequence ATGGCTGGCAGCGTCAACAAGGTAATTCTCATCGGCAACCTCGGCGCCGACCCCGAAATCAAGTCGTTCCAGAATGGCGGCAAGATCGCCAATATCCGCATCGCGACGAGCGAGACGTGGAAGGACCGGATGACCGGCGAGCGCAAGGAGCGCACCGAATGGCATAATGTCGTCATCAACGGCGAAGGACTGGTCGGCGTCGTCGAACGCTATCTCAAAAAAGGCAGCAAGGTTTATGTCGAGGGCAGCCTGCGCACCCGCAAGTGGCAGGACCGCGACGGCAACGACCGCTATACGACCGAGGTGGTGATCGCCGGCATGGGCGGCAATCTGACGATGCTCGACGGCGCGCCGGGCGGCGGCTCGCGCGGCGGCGGCGACAGCTGGAACCAGGGCGGCGGGTCGTCGGGCGGCTGGGACCAGGGCGGCGGCGCCGGTGGCGGGTCGGGCGGCGGCTGGAACCAGGGCGGCGGCGGATCGTCGGGCGGCGGACGCGCGCCGTTCGACGACGATCTGGATGACGACGTCCCGTTCTGA
- a CDS encoding FeoA family protein codes for MTALLDRTPLGVMVRIARIDWTAMSDDEGRRLREFGLMEGCEVTPLHRGSIFSRDPLALTVGRMKVIIRARQAAAIEVEPA; via the coding sequence ATGACTGCTTTGCTCGACAGGACGCCGCTCGGCGTGATGGTGCGGATCGCGCGCATCGACTGGACCGCCATGTCCGACGACGAAGGGCGCCGCCTGCGCGAGTTCGGCCTGATGGAAGGGTGCGAGGTCACCCCGCTCCACCGCGGCAGCATTTTTTCGCGCGACCCGCTCGCGCTCACCGTCGGGCGCATGAAGGTCATCATCCGCGCGCGGCAGGCCGCGGCCATCGAAGTCGAACCCGCATGA
- the feoB gene encoding ferrous iron transporter B translates to MTAAIPSIALVGNPNAGKSSLFNALTGARQKIANYPGVTVERKAGHASFADGRPLSLIDLPGTYSLTPASLDEAVTRDVILGRQAGEARPDALIIVLDAANLDNHLCFALELLALNLPTVIALNMVDLATRDGLMLDAERLSRDLGVPVVPTVAVRRRGLAELLEAVDGAIRAHQPRDTVAGPLNDSSLHQRARAIARAAIVSETPVRRWTQRVDNIVLHPLLGMIILLALMFVMFQAVYAWAAPPADALEGLVGTMQTWMVDHIPQNFLRDLVVEGLLAGVGAVVVFLPQILILFLFILLLEASGYMTRAAFLMDGLMGKVGLSGRGFIPLLSSFACAVPGIMATRAIPDEKDRLTTILIAPLMTCSARLPVYALIIAAFIPNSGVGGTGIGLQGLVLFGLYIAGIVGALIVALVLRRTVARGTGAGFMMEMPRYQMPRLRDIALGLWQRAWIFLRRAGTIIALTTIVLWLLLTFPKAPEGQSQVEYSVAGRIASGLEVAVAPIGFNHDIALALIPAMAAREVAVSAMATANAIDAGDDEEAMAATLGERLQGKWSLATALAFLAWFVFAPQCISTIAITRRETNGWKWPLFMVGYLFALAYAAAGITYWTAVAFGLG, encoded by the coding sequence ATGACCGCCGCCATCCCCTCGATCGCGCTCGTCGGCAACCCCAACGCGGGGAAATCGAGCCTGTTCAACGCGCTGACCGGGGCGCGGCAGAAGATCGCCAATTATCCGGGCGTCACCGTCGAGCGGAAGGCGGGCCACGCAAGCTTCGCCGACGGCCGCCCGCTGTCGCTGATCGACCTGCCCGGCACCTATAGCCTCACCCCCGCGAGCCTCGACGAGGCGGTGACGCGCGACGTGATCCTTGGGCGGCAGGCGGGCGAGGCGCGCCCCGACGCGCTGATCATCGTGCTCGACGCCGCGAACCTCGACAATCATCTCTGCTTCGCGCTCGAACTGCTCGCGCTGAACCTGCCGACGGTCATCGCGCTCAACATGGTCGACCTCGCGACGCGCGACGGGCTGATGCTCGACGCCGAGCGGCTCTCGCGCGATCTCGGCGTGCCTGTCGTGCCGACCGTCGCGGTGCGGCGGCGCGGTCTGGCCGAATTGCTCGAGGCGGTCGATGGCGCGATCCGCGCGCATCAACCGCGTGATACGGTCGCCGGACCGCTGAACGACAGTTCGCTCCACCAGCGCGCGCGCGCGATCGCACGCGCCGCGATCGTCAGCGAAACGCCGGTGCGCCGCTGGACGCAGCGCGTCGACAATATCGTGCTGCACCCCCTGTTGGGCATGATCATCCTGCTCGCGCTGATGTTCGTGATGTTCCAGGCGGTCTATGCCTGGGCCGCGCCGCCCGCCGACGCGCTCGAAGGTCTTGTCGGGACGATGCAGACATGGATGGTCGATCATATCCCGCAGAACTTCCTGCGCGACCTCGTCGTCGAAGGGCTGCTCGCGGGGGTCGGCGCGGTCGTCGTTTTCCTGCCGCAGATCCTGATCCTCTTCCTCTTCATCCTGCTGCTCGAGGCGTCGGGCTATATGACGCGCGCCGCCTTTCTGATGGACGGGCTGATGGGCAAGGTCGGGCTGTCGGGGCGCGGTTTCATCCCGCTCCTTTCCAGCTTCGCCTGCGCCGTCCCCGGCATCATGGCGACGCGCGCGATCCCCGACGAGAAGGACCGGCTGACGACGATCCTGATCGCCCCCCTGATGACCTGTTCGGCGCGGCTTCCCGTCTATGCGCTGATCATCGCCGCTTTCATCCCGAATAGCGGGGTCGGCGGCACCGGCATCGGCTTGCAGGGGCTGGTGCTGTTCGGCCTCTATATCGCCGGGATCGTCGGTGCGCTCATCGTCGCCTTGGTGCTGCGCCGCACGGTGGCGCGGGGCACGGGCGCGGGCTTCATGATGGAAATGCCGCGCTATCAGATGCCGCGATTGCGCGACATCGCGCTCGGCCTGTGGCAGCGCGCGTGGATCTTTCTGCGCCGCGCGGGCACGATCATCGCCCTGACCACCATCGTCTTGTGGCTGCTCCTCACCTTCCCCAAGGCGCCCGAGGGGCAGAGCCAGGTCGAATATAGCGTCGCCGGCCGCATCGCGAGCGGGCTGGAGGTCGCGGTCGCGCCGATCGGCTTCAACCACGATATCGCGCTCGCATTGATCCCCGCGATGGCGGCGCGCGAGGTCGCGGTGTCGGCGATGGCGACCGCCAATGCGATCGACGCGGGCGACGACGAGGAAGCGATGGCGGCGACGCTCGGCGAACGATTGCAGGGCAAGTGGAGCCTCGCCACCGCGCTCGCCTTCCTCGCCTGGTTCGTATTTGCGCCGCAGTGCATTTCGACGATTGCGATCACGCGCCGCGAAACCAACGGGTGGAAGTGGCCGCTGTTCATGGTTGGATATTTGTTCGCGCTCGCCTATGCCGCTGCCGGAATCACATACTGGACAGCCGTTGCCTTTGGACTAGGCTGA
- the ribD gene encoding bifunctional diaminohydroxyphosphoribosylaminopyrimidine deaminase/5-amino-6-(5-phosphoribosylamino)uracil reductase RibD → MAAAVALSRRGRPASAPNPNVGCLIVQPAPAEAGGRLISRGWTQPGGRPHGEAMAIAAAGSAARGATAYVTLEPCAHASARGPACSDLLIEAGVARVVIAAQDPDPRTDGKGIARLRAAGLEVEVGVLPAEARAAMAPWWTRLTAGRPYVTLKLATSLDGCIARADGSSRWITGDRARAHGHLERASHEAILVGRATLDTDAPRLDVRLPGLEDRSPEKYVLTRGAAPEGWTAVATPDAIEGVDSLLVEGGAGAASAFLAADRVDRLLLYRAPILIGDGKPALGDIGLSDLAAAHGRWRLADSRMLGSDRLDVYERVREG, encoded by the coding sequence ATGGCGGCCGCCGTCGCGCTGTCGCGGCGCGGACGACCGGCCTCGGCGCCCAACCCCAATGTCGGCTGCCTGATCGTCCAGCCTGCCCCCGCGGAGGCGGGGGGGCGGTTGATCTCGCGCGGCTGGACTCAACCGGGCGGCCGCCCGCACGGCGAAGCGATGGCCATCGCGGCGGCGGGCAGTGCTGCGCGCGGCGCGACCGCCTATGTCACGCTCGAACCATGCGCCCATGCCAGCGCGCGCGGACCCGCGTGCAGCGATTTACTGATCGAAGCGGGTGTCGCGCGCGTCGTCATCGCGGCGCAGGACCCCGATCCGCGCACCGACGGCAAGGGAATTGCGCGGTTGCGGGCCGCGGGGCTGGAGGTGGAGGTGGGTGTCCTGCCCGCCGAGGCGCGCGCCGCGATGGCGCCCTGGTGGACGCGGCTGACCGCCGGGCGTCCCTATGTAACGCTCAAGCTCGCGACCTCGCTCGACGGCTGCATCGCCCGCGCCGACGGGTCGAGCCGCTGGATCACGGGCGACCGCGCGCGCGCGCACGGACATCTGGAGCGCGCGAGCCACGAGGCGATCCTCGTCGGGCGCGCGACGCTCGATACCGACGCGCCGCGGCTCGACGTGCGGCTGCCGGGGCTGGAGGATCGCAGCCCGGAAAAATATGTGCTCACCCGCGGCGCGGCGCCCGAGGGATGGACGGCCGTGGCTACGCCCGACGCCATCGAGGGCGTCGATTCGCTGCTCGTCGAAGGCGGCGCGGGCGCGGCATCGGCATTCCTCGCCGCCGACCGCGTCGACCGGCTGCTCCTTTACCGCGCGCCGATCCTGATCGGCGACGGCAAACCGGCGCTCGGCGACATCGGGCTTTCTGATCTCGCCGCCGCGCACGGCCGCTGGCGCCTTGCCGACAGCCGGATGCTTGGCAGCGACCGCCTCGACGTCTACGAGCGCGTCAGAGAAGGATAA
- a CDS encoding aminopeptidase P family protein — MSSPVHIERLARVRAELKARGLDGFIVPISDEHMSEYVGAYAQRMAWLTGFGGSAGAAAVLPEKAAVFVDGRYTVQVRGQVDGSLFDYVSVPQSSVAEWLGANVGAGQKVGYDPWLHGIDWVRGLEKALAEKGAHLVAVDANPIDAAWDDQPAPSDAPVSVYDTALAGQSAVEKRDVIADWLKARGLDTTVMTALDSIAWTFNIRGEDVSHTPVGLAFALLHADATADMFIAPEKVSDAVRAHLGNSVRIHDRGAFEGALAGLAGRRVAVDPDRAVAAIFTALERAGAQIERHRDPAVLPKAIKNEVELDGTRAAHVRDGRAVARFLKWMEEVAPQGGLDELGAAAKLRAFREENGGLRDLSFDTISAAGPNGALPHYKVDETTNRAIETGTLYLVDSGGQYADGTTDITRTIAIGTPTAEMRRRFTQVLKGHIALATARFPKGTRGSQLDILARQYLWADGVDYAHGTGHGVGAYLAVHEGPQRIAKPAGGQAGTEEPLHAGMILSNEPGYYKAGHFGIRIENLVVVVPQNIDGAEEEMLGFETITFAPIARDLVDTALLSSAEADWLDAYHAKVFEKLAPGMDEATRDWLAVACAPLDRTPAALAA, encoded by the coding sequence ATGTCCAGCCCCGTCCACATCGAGCGCCTCGCCCGCGTCCGCGCCGAACTGAAAGCGCGCGGCCTCGACGGCTTCATCGTGCCGATCAGCGACGAGCATATGAGCGAATATGTCGGCGCCTATGCGCAGCGCATGGCGTGGCTGACGGGCTTTGGCGGGTCGGCCGGCGCCGCGGCGGTGCTGCCCGAAAAGGCGGCGGTGTTCGTCGACGGACGCTATACGGTGCAGGTGCGGGGCCAGGTCGACGGCTCGCTGTTCGATTATGTCAGCGTGCCGCAGTCAAGCGTCGCCGAATGGCTCGGCGCGAACGTCGGCGCCGGACAGAAGGTGGGTTACGACCCCTGGCTCCACGGCATCGACTGGGTCCGCGGGCTGGAAAAGGCGCTGGCGGAGAAGGGCGCGCACCTGGTTGCGGTCGATGCCAACCCGATCGACGCCGCCTGGGACGACCAGCCCGCGCCGAGCGATGCGCCGGTCAGCGTTTATGATACGGCGCTCGCCGGGCAGAGTGCGGTCGAAAAACGCGACGTGATCGCCGACTGGCTGAAAGCCAGAGGCCTCGATACGACGGTGATGACCGCGCTCGATTCGATCGCCTGGACCTTCAATATCCGCGGAGAGGACGTCAGCCACACGCCGGTCGGCCTCGCCTTTGCGTTGCTCCACGCCGACGCCACCGCCGACATGTTCATCGCGCCCGAAAAGGTCAGCGACGCGGTGCGCGCGCATCTGGGCAACAGCGTGCGGATTCACGATCGTGGCGCCTTTGAAGGCGCGCTGGCGGGGCTCGCCGGCAGGAGGGTTGCCGTCGATCCCGATCGCGCGGTCGCCGCCATCTTCACCGCGCTCGAACGCGCGGGCGCGCAGATCGAACGGCACCGCGATCCGGCGGTGCTGCCCAAGGCCATCAAGAATGAGGTCGAGCTGGACGGCACGCGCGCCGCGCATGTCCGCGACGGCCGGGCCGTGGCGCGCTTCCTCAAATGGATGGAGGAGGTCGCACCGCAGGGCGGACTCGACGAGCTGGGCGCGGCGGCGAAGCTGCGTGCGTTTCGCGAGGAGAACGGCGGGCTCAGGGATCTGTCGTTCGACACCATCTCGGCCGCGGGGCCGAATGGCGCGCTACCGCATTACAAGGTCGACGAAACCACCAACCGGGCAATCGAGACGGGCACGCTCTACCTCGTCGATTCGGGCGGCCAATATGCCGACGGCACGACCGACATCACGCGCACGATCGCGATCGGCACGCCGACCGCCGAAATGCGCCGCCGCTTCACGCAGGTGCTGAAAGGCCATATCGCGCTCGCCACCGCGCGCTTTCCGAAGGGCACGCGCGGCAGCCAGCTCGACATCCTCGCGCGCCAATATCTGTGGGCCGACGGGGTCGATTATGCGCATGGCACGGGGCACGGCGTCGGCGCCTATCTGGCGGTCCACGAAGGACCGCAGCGCATCGCCAAGCCGGCGGGCGGGCAGGCGGGGACCGAGGAGCCGCTGCACGCGGGCATGATCCTGTCGAACGAGCCCGGCTATTACAAGGCGGGGCATTTCGGCATCCGCATCGAAAATCTGGTCGTCGTCGTGCCGCAGAACATCGACGGCGCCGAAGAGGAGATGCTGGGGTTCGAGACGATCACCTTTGCGCCGATCGCGAGAGATCTGGTCGACACGGCGCTGCTCTCGTCCGCCGAGGCCGACTGGCTCGACGCCTATCATGCGAAGGTGTTCGAGAAGCTGGCGCCGGGGATGGACGAGGCGACGCGCGACTGGCTCGCCGTCGCCTGCGCGCCGCTCGACCGCACCCCCGCCGCGCTCGCCGCCTGA
- a CDS encoding acyl-CoA thioesterase: MTDHRSTVPLTDFRVQERVRVRFNEIDGQNIVFNANYLVYADIGVTEYFRALGEGQPGPYFNQYGTDIRETHCEIDYHAPARLDELITIAARISAFGRASFTLHCGIFRDSERLTDIEISYAHIDSDSGQPTPLPGSFIAEVRRFEARTPVQD, translated from the coding sequence ATGACCGATCATCGCAGCACGGTGCCGCTCACCGATTTCCGCGTGCAGGAGCGCGTGCGCGTGCGCTTCAACGAGATCGACGGACAGAATATCGTCTTCAACGCCAATTATCTCGTTTACGCCGACATCGGCGTCACCGAGTATTTCCGCGCGCTGGGAGAAGGGCAACCGGGGCCGTATTTTAACCAATATGGCACAGACATTCGCGAAACGCACTGTGAAATCGACTATCATGCCCCTGCACGACTCGACGAACTGATCACGATCGCGGCGCGAATCAGCGCGTTCGGCCGCGCGAGTTTCACGCTGCATTGCGGGATTTTCCGTGATTCCGAACGGCTTACCGACATCGAGATCAGCTATGCGCATATCGACAGCGACAGCGGCCAGCCGACACCGCTGCCCGGTAGCTTCATTGCCGAGGTGCGGCGATTCGAAGCGCGTACGCCCGTACAGGACTGA
- a CDS encoding MmcB family DNA repair protein, with the protein MVSDLLTAADVARGVCRLFAQQGLVAIPEVTLPNGRRTDLTAIDARGQITIVEIKVSRADLIGDGKWPDYCDWCDRFYWALAAGLDPAILDTPDYRPESSGLIVADRYGAAVVREAASRNLAPARRKAELLRIGRLAMRRAMIAADPELAAGWSEG; encoded by the coding sequence ATGGTGAGCGACCTGTTGACCGCCGCCGATGTGGCGCGCGGCGTGTGCCGCCTGTTCGCGCAGCAGGGGCTGGTCGCGATTCCCGAGGTCACGCTGCCCAACGGACGGCGCACCGACCTGACCGCGATCGACGCCAGGGGGCAGATCACGATCGTCGAGATCAAGGTCAGCCGCGCCGACCTTATCGGCGACGGCAAATGGCCGGACTATTGCGACTGGTGCGACCGCTTTTACTGGGCGCTCGCGGCGGGACTCGACCCCGCGATTCTCGACACGCCCGATTACCGCCCCGAAAGCTCCGGCCTGATCGTCGCCGACCGTTATGGCGCCGCGGTCGTGCGCGAAGCGGCGAGCCGCAACCTTGCGCCGGCGCGCCGCAAGGCCGAACTGCTGCGGATCGGGCGCCTCGCGATGCGCCGCGCGATGATCGCCGCCGATCCCGAGCTGGCGGCGGGGTGGAGCGAAGGCTGA
- a CDS encoding riboflavin synthase, producing MFTGIITDIGTILAHEDRGDTRLVIGTAYDTATIDLGASIACSGACLTVVDKGRDGDGNWFAIDASAETLARTAPGMWDAGRRLNLERALKVGDELGGHIVTGHVDAVGRIVAAERVGDSVKLTVEAPAALAPHIAPKGSITLDGVSLTVNEVTDQPDGSAHFTLNIIPHTQAMTTLDEVAAGRPVNLEIDILARYLARMQARG from the coding sequence ATGTTCACCGGCATTATCACCGATATCGGCACCATCCTGGCCCATGAGGATCGCGGCGATACGCGGCTGGTCATCGGAACCGCCTATGACACGGCGACGATCGACCTGGGCGCCTCGATCGCCTGTTCGGGCGCGTGCCTGACCGTCGTCGACAAGGGGCGCGACGGTGACGGCAACTGGTTCGCAATCGACGCCAGTGCCGAAACGCTGGCGCGCACCGCGCCGGGCATGTGGGACGCGGGCCGCCGGTTGAACCTGGAACGCGCGCTCAAGGTCGGCGACGAGCTGGGCGGGCATATCGTCACCGGCCATGTCGACGCGGTGGGCCGGATCGTCGCCGCCGAACGCGTGGGCGACAGCGTGAAGCTGACGGTCGAGGCGCCCGCCGCGCTCGCGCCGCATATCGCGCCCAAGGGATCGATCACGCTCGACGGCGTGTCGCTGACCGTTAACGAAGTGACGGACCAGCCCGATGGCAGCGCGCATTTCACGCTCAACATCATCCCGCATACGCAGGCGATGACGACGCTGGACGAGGTCGCCGCGGGGCGGCCGGTCAATCTGGAGATCGACATCCTCGCGCGCTATCTGGCGCGGATGCAGGCGCGGGGATGA
- a CDS encoding alkene reductase, whose product MTASLFEPITLGAIEAPNRIIMAPLTRGRAGPGFVPNELAREYYRQRASAGLIISEATGISQEGLGWPNAPGLWTEAQVEGWKPVTDAVHDAGGRIVAQLWHMGRVVHSVFNDGRPPVSASATRAPGKAHTPVGRLEYEVARPLELAEIPRVIADYAKAAENAKRAGFDGVQLHGANGYLIDQFLRDNSNLRDDDYGGPVENRIRLLREVTEALIAVWGRERVGVRLSPNGDTQGVDDSAPDKLFPVAAAALDKLGIAFLELREPGPDGTFGRTDVPKQSPSIRAAFKGPLILNSDYTAALAEEAIASGAADAIAFGRPFIANPDLVERIRTGAEWAADNPQTWYSPGPEGYTDYPALVAA is encoded by the coding sequence ATGACCGCATCGCTGTTTGAACCGATCACGCTGGGCGCCATCGAGGCGCCGAATCGCATCATCATGGCGCCATTGACGCGCGGCCGCGCCGGGCCGGGCTTCGTCCCGAACGAACTCGCGCGCGAATATTATCGCCAGCGCGCCTCGGCGGGGCTCATCATTTCCGAAGCCACCGGCATTTCGCAGGAAGGGCTCGGCTGGCCGAACGCGCCGGGCCTGTGGACCGAGGCGCAGGTCGAAGGCTGGAAGCCGGTGACCGATGCGGTGCATGACGCGGGCGGCCGCATCGTCGCGCAGCTATGGCACATGGGGCGCGTCGTCCATTCGGTGTTCAACGACGGCAGGCCGCCCGTCTCCGCCTCGGCGACGCGGGCGCCCGGCAAGGCGCACACGCCCGTCGGCCGACTCGAATATGAAGTCGCGCGGCCGCTCGAGCTCGCTGAAATCCCGCGCGTCATCGCCGATTATGCCAAGGCTGCCGAAAATGCGAAGCGCGCCGGTTTCGACGGCGTCCAGCTGCACGGCGCGAACGGCTATCTGATCGACCAGTTCCTGCGCGACAATTCAAATCTGCGCGACGACGATTATGGCGGCCCGGTCGAGAACCGCATCCGCCTGCTCCGCGAAGTGACCGAAGCGCTGATCGCGGTGTGGGGCAGGGAGCGCGTCGGCGTGCGCCTGTCGCCCAATGGCGACACGCAGGGGGTCGACGACAGCGCGCCCGACAAGCTTTTTCCGGTCGCCGCGGCGGCGCTCGACAAGCTCGGCATCGCCTTTCTCGAACTGCGCGAACCCGGCCCCGACGGCACGTTCGGCCGAACCGATGTGCCCAAGCAGTCACCGTCGATCCGGGCCGCCTTCAAGGGGCCGCTGATCCTCAACAGCGACTACACCGCCGCGCTCGCCGAAGAAGCAATCGCCAGCGGCGCCGCCGACGCGATCGCTTTCGGTCGGCCCTTCATCGCCAATCCCGACCTGGTCGAACGCATCCGCACCGGCGCCGAATGGGCCGCCGACAATCCGCAGACCTGGTATTCGCCTGGGCCTGAAGGCTATACCGACTATCCGGCGTTGGTCGCGGCCTGA
- a CDS encoding COQ9 family protein produces the protein MASILPADPTIDEIRAALAPLIAASAAFDGFGPAALDDAARRAAVDPDVARLAFPGGGRDMVDAWFADIDARMAAKWPAEKLAALKIRERITTLVETRLDLLAGTRESLRRALALLALPGNAPHAAKLGWRAADHMWRLAGDSATDFNHYSKRAILAAVYGATLAVFLNDESEGHADTRAFLARRIDRVMRFEGWKRRRAASRADRPSLARFVGRLRYPGR, from the coding sequence ATGGCCTCGATCCTTCCCGCCGATCCCACGATCGATGAGATTCGCGCCGCGCTGGCGCCGCTGATCGCCGCGTCGGCCGCGTTCGATGGTTTCGGTCCCGCGGCGCTCGACGATGCCGCGCGCCGCGCCGCGGTCGATCCCGACGTCGCGCGTCTTGCCTTCCCCGGCGGCGGGCGCGACATGGTCGACGCCTGGTTCGCCGACATCGACGCGCGCATGGCCGCCAAATGGCCCGCCGAAAAACTCGCGGCGCTCAAGATTCGCGAACGGATCACCACGCTCGTCGAAACGCGCCTCGACCTGCTCGCCGGAACCCGCGAATCGCTGCGCCGCGCGCTCGCGCTGCTCGCCTTGCCCGGCAATGCGCCGCACGCCGCGAAGCTCGGCTGGCGCGCCGCCGATCATATGTGGCGGCTCGCCGGCGACAGCGCGACCGACTTCAACCACTACAGCAAGCGCGCGATCCTCGCCGCCGTCTATGGCGCGACGCTCGCGGTGTTCCTGAACGACGAGAGCGAGGGTCATGCCGACACGCGCGCTTTCCTCGCGCGCCGCATCGACCGCGTGATGCGCTTTGAAGGCTGGAAGCGCCGCCGTGCCGCGAGCCGGGCCGACCGGCCCAGCCTCGCGCGCTTCGTCGGACGGCTGCGCTATCCGGGGCGTTAG